The Coffea arabica cultivar ET-39 chromosome 2c, Coffea Arabica ET-39 HiFi, whole genome shotgun sequence genome includes the window TTCAATGCGCAGAGCATTAAAAAATATGGTACAACAAATTTTGGGGGAAGCAGCAAACAGAGGTCAAGTTCTTGCCAGGGCAATGCATGTTCCTAATTTCCAGTCCCATGTGACCTGCCCATACATCAACTGTATTTATATATCCTTCGTGGTCCCACtacattttgtttctttccaaataGGAGGATAAAACAGGTTGGTAAACTTTAGCTCAGCTAATACAGTGATAAGACTGACAGTGAAAAGCCAGTGGATCCATTCATGATTCAAGCAAATGCAAAAGGGGATCCGTTTCCAACATTTCTAGTGACAATTCCAGACCAAAATAGCCAATTTGAATGTTGTGCAATAGAAAGTGAAATTTGAGAGAATTTGGGAGGCCTTACTTTAGATTGTAGTTGTTAGCAGAAAAATTTTGATGTTCCGTGTAAATACATTTCTCAATCAACTTTTCACCTCAAATACACAAATTGAGCATAATTTTGTAAGtactttttgttttcagttGAGTTCTCTTCCATcctattttattttcttcttgttCACATTCCCCTGTACAGATAGATGGCTACAATCGGTTAAATGTTTGTAACTTTTAGCTGCGACTAGCTATTATCTTGTCTGTCAAACAGAGCAAATGTCAACTCGTTTTAAAATGGTTTTAGACTCTTAAGAAAGCTGCTGCAGTCAGGTAAGTTCTTGCTTCGCGTTTAGCCACAACGAAAGGAATTGAGCAGCTTCTAAAGGTTGATGGCCACTTGGGAGTGTCCTGCCTATTCATTCGTATTTTGCGGACTCAAAGGATTTGTTTACTGTTCAAGGTTTCAGGGTAAACTTCAGCTGTTTCAAATAATTGTAATCACTCCAAGGAGGATCAGGAGAAAAGAAGCAAAATTAATTTGAGGCAAATATAGAAAGGATTATCTCTAATGTACAGATCAATGAAAGATTTTGTCAACATTCTTAGTCATCCACTTAAAATACTAAAATAGGGGTGACCTTTTCAGTATCCTGGACTTTTCATGCATTCTAAAATTCGGCTTTTTTTACCTCAAGAACCCTGTATCAGATCAGTTGGCCCAAATACGGAGTGTTTTCAGTTATCTAGCCCTCATTCTGACTATCACTGGGGAAGAGTACACTACTTCACAGAGAATTCTTTACATGAAAAGGATATTAGAAGGAAATAGCTGGGCTGTTTTAAgatacaaaatttttttcaagCACCAAGTTCACGAGTTCCCGGCTGCTATCTTTGTTGTGTCAGCTTATTGACTTGGAGAGTCTAGAATTTGATGCTATTAAAAGTCGATGCATGAACAACTGTTGCACTTTGGACAATACAGATGTTATTTATTGAAGATTATGTGTTTAAATTTCTGTATCTGTTCTCAATTGACCCAAAGCTTAATCATGAAAAGAGGGTATGTTGTGCCTTCAACTAGCCCTTCCAATTTTCAGACAAGTTATCAATAAAAGTGAAACCAAAGTGTGATTTTTTCATGACCAGTTTGAAATGCACATCAGCACATCAAACTCACATCTCTGACTCAAACCCTATGTTCCAGAATCCTTCAGGAGTCAGAGGAGGAGCATACCTGTAACGATGTCTTGAAACTCCATCATGATGCTCACACCGCATGTTTTGTCCATTGCCATTCTCCTCCTTACATTCATTGGGAAGAACAGCATCATAGAACTTTTTGCATTGCTTGCATTCAATTCCTTTCAGGTTTTCCCTCACAGTTTTCTTTCTTACTGGTTCCACAAACTTGAAATTTGATGTTCCAGGCCTCTGAGGTGGGATTTGACACTTTTCACGGTCAACATTCATGTCTTCTGTCTCGTCATCAGAGCTATTGAATTCTATGTCTTTTTGAGCTGGTTCTGGAGGATTACAAATTTGATCCTTAATGGCATTGCCTAAGTCTCCTCTAATTTTCTCCAAGGGGGTATCAAGAAAATCATCATGGAGATCAGGTCCAAGTTTACTCTGGTTAGACCTCGTATTTCTCCAATAAGACACAGGACGTTTTGTTCCAGCTGGTGGGCAAGATTTTACACTGGCAAAGGTTTTTGGTTGGATAGAAGTTCTTGACCTAGAAGGGGAGACAGAGTTTGATCTTTGATTTAACTGGACTTCCTTGTCATTCTTCAACTCTTCTCCCTCACCTTTCCTTCTTTCTGCTTCACCACTAACACCAGAGGCATTTGGACCTTTGTTGACATCTATATTGCCAGATACCAAGAGTTAAATGAGGATAAGTGCATACTAATTTCCAAAAGGGGCCAGGAGGGGGACGGGAGGATGTAAAAAACAAGAAAGCTAAGCATATCACAGTCATTAACTGTTTGTAGAGTCATCTGGATAATGTTCTGTGGCACGATCATCATAAAACAGTGGAACATTTAGAAGATTTCAGCACTAGGGATAGAGAAAAAAGGACTTACCAACCGAAGTTAATGGGCTATGATTCAGCCCCAAGGTGTCACTCTGATCTTCCATTCTATTTTGGGGCAGCGCATTTCCTGTAGTAAGACCATACTTTGAACACAAAAAGTTGTACTGAGATTTGAGATTCTTATAAGCAACAATGACTTCCTTTCGTTTCTGCTTTTCAGACATTAACTGGGAGTCTTTTGCTTCAATCTGCTGAAGCAACTTCCCGTGTAATTCCATTTCTTCTGAGGACCCCTGGCTTCCCTCTTGCAGATTGGGTTGATGTATATCAACCTTCTCTTCCGGGCCTCTTCCTAGTTTCTCCAGAAGCTGTCGCTTCTCCTTCACAAGCTCTTCAAAATCCTTCTGTATTTTCAACTTTTCAAAATTGTATGAATCAATCTGCTGCATCAGCTGTTCTTGCaaaattcttccttcttccacttcatcatttttctttcctaTCTCCTTCTCTAGAAAATTTATATCATTCTGTAAATTTACTAGTCTTGTGGC containing:
- the LOC113727063 gene encoding protein gamma response 1-like, which translates into the protein MDGNLQKSPQLGSTDDSMEFKYISGLSTILVATIQEAKDRISQIEYVFCSQIYPHFQAKSKTLQRLYSEARESAENACKEREKDLLLQIGKLQLEKQQFCAEISSLKLEREEFASIGLSPDSIRSLQEDLQQKTKEVGALQVEVKQWHDLYNVAEKLVEDRDKELKELDDKHWKLFTEHTYLEREVKGLKSELANKTREFDAAMGLQLTLLQMVRSNTSLMMDKEEEQLTDHQGDADLIIRRFGIMNGKIDELQEELRKKNEEIEKGRKMRENLLKKVESQASEIMEHEQQLNEYEKEKRLLATRLVNLQNDINFLEKEIGKKNDEVEEGRILQEQLMQQIDSYNFEKLKIQKDFEELVKEKRQLLEKLGRGPEEKVDIHQPNLQEGSQGSSEEMELHGKLLQQIEAKDSQLMSEKQKRKEVIVAYKNLKSQYNFLCSKYGLTTGNALPQNRMEDQSDTLGLNHSPLTSVDVNKGPNASGVSGEAERRKGEGEELKNDKEVQLNQRSNSVSPSRSRTSIQPKTFASVKSCPPAGTKRPVSYWRNTRSNQSKLGPDLHDDFLDTPLEKIRGDLGNAIKDQICNPPEPAQKDIEFNSSDDETEDMNVDREKCQIPPQRPGTSNFKFVEPVRKKTVRENLKGIECKQCKKFYDAVLPNECKEENGNGQNMRCEHHDGVSRHRYRYAPPLTPEGFWNIGFESEM